Proteins from one Syntrophaceae bacterium genomic window:
- a CDS encoding MFS transporter codes for MSESTNTQKLWSFEFLSLCLVVMAAFGNVSVFYGFYHYLGTIDIPVVWRGFLVGLEPMAAFILRLVILPWLHVRNAWFILMASLVLLILCSFSYLWVVTVPAMIVLRIAHGTAFVLLTSSAIALIVNFIPKERSGQGFGALSVATMIPYAVIPPLCEALLPGVRSEADLYAGVSVFSVAAIGLLVLLRRRLAEAVRAMDGALLRRPSIAEIRHNFRIRAVLLLLTATLLVYMAHAMFFYFLKDLSLELRAGDVGLFFTIFTTTMIAVRVFGSTLFDRLNKRRFLMAGLGLLALSLLILPRAGTPSVYYGLAGLYGLSVGVALPLLSALIFTASPPPLRGLNTNMNLFTLDLAYCLVPYLGGMLVALGSGFSVLFHVSLGFVILSLGLVVALSDSKGGDGREPVS; via the coding sequence TTGAGCGAATCCACGAACACACAAAAACTCTGGTCCTTCGAGTTCCTCTCCCTCTGCCTCGTCGTCATGGCGGCCTTCGGCAACGTCAGCGTCTTCTATGGCTTTTACCACTACCTGGGAACCATCGACATTCCAGTGGTCTGGCGGGGCTTCCTGGTCGGCCTGGAGCCGATGGCGGCCTTTATCCTGCGCCTGGTCATCCTTCCCTGGCTCCACGTGCGGAACGCCTGGTTCATCCTGATGGCCTCGCTGGTCCTCCTGATCCTGTGCTCCTTCTCCTACCTGTGGGTCGTCACGGTGCCCGCCATGATCGTCCTGCGGATCGCCCACGGCACGGCCTTCGTTCTTCTCACCTCCTCCGCGATCGCCCTCATCGTGAACTTCATCCCGAAGGAAAGGAGCGGCCAGGGCTTCGGCGCCCTCAGCGTGGCGACGATGATTCCCTATGCCGTCATCCCGCCGCTCTGCGAGGCGCTCCTGCCCGGCGTGCGCAGCGAAGCCGACCTCTACGCGGGCGTGTCGGTCTTTTCCGTTGCCGCCATCGGGCTCCTCGTCCTCCTGCGCCGGCGCCTCGCCGAGGCCGTGCGGGCCATGGACGGGGCGCTGCTTCGCCGCCCCTCCATAGCCGAGATCCGGCATAACTTCCGGATCCGGGCGGTGCTCCTTCTTCTGACCGCCACCCTTCTCGTCTACATGGCCCATGCGATGTTCTTCTATTTCCTGAAGGATCTGTCCCTGGAACTGCGCGCCGGCGACGTGGGCCTTTTCTTCACGATCTTTACGACGACGATGATCGCCGTGCGCGTCTTCGGAAGCACCCTCTTCGACCGGCTGAACAAACGGCGCTTCCTGATGGCCGGGCTGGGGCTACTGGCACTTTCCCTCCTGATCCTCCCCCGGGCCGGAACGCCTTCCGTCTACTACGGCCTGGCCGGACTCTACGGGCTGTCCGTGGGCGTCGCCCTGCCCCTCCTGAGCGCCCTGATCTTCACCGCCTCGCCTCCACCGCTCCGGGGCCTGAACACCAACATGAACCTGTTCACGCTGGATCTGGCATACTGCCTGGTGCCGTACCTGGGAGGAATGCTCGTCGCGCTCGGATCGGGCTTCAGCGTCCTTTTCCATGTCTCTCTGGGATTTGTCATCCTGTCCCTGGGGCTGGTCGTTGCGCTTTCCGATTCCAAGGGCGGCGACGGACGGGAGCCGGTTTCCTGA
- a CDS encoding FAD-binding protein, translating to MASNFRPLEPETVARIREAVAPALVLEDPVKKEPFGRDGTVEAFAMPELVVEATAADQVCALLKLANELRFPVTPRGLGTGLAGGAVPIHGGVLLSLAKMNRILTIDRDNFLAVVEPGVLNKDLKDAAREAGLYYPPDPASFDTCSIGGNAATNAGGPSCVKYGVTREYILGLEAVLPTGELLRTGVRTRKGVVGYDLTRLLVGSEGTLGVITQLILKLIPHPPAITTLVALCPSLSSAMEAIRAVLCAGYVPCVVEFLDRHCLDLVGDLLPFDGVRDAGAFLLIETDGAPEIIAREIEAIGEICLGSGADQVLLAPDARRRERMWDVRKSVSLRIEERYLLDVHEDIVVPIRCIADFVRKLPPLEAAYGMKIYTFGHAGDGNLHLSMTAETLEARERIDRGIEEILKLVLDMGGTISGEHGIGMMKSKYLSLELSPESIRLQRRIKALFDPQGILNPGKVFSPLP from the coding sequence ATGGCATCGAACTTCCGCCCCCTCGAACCGGAAACCGTCGCCCGCATCCGGGAAGCCGTCGCACCCGCCTTGGTGCTCGAAGACCCCGTAAAGAAAGAGCCTTTCGGCAGGGACGGGACCGTCGAGGCCTTTGCCATGCCGGAGCTTGTCGTCGAGGCGACGGCCGCCGACCAGGTCTGTGCGCTCCTCAAGCTCGCCAACGAGCTCCGTTTCCCCGTCACGCCACGGGGACTCGGAACGGGCCTGGCGGGAGGCGCCGTTCCGATTCACGGCGGCGTACTCCTGTCCCTGGCGAAGATGAACCGGATCCTGACCATCGACCGGGATAACTTTTTGGCGGTGGTCGAACCGGGCGTTCTGAACAAGGACCTCAAGGACGCCGCCCGGGAGGCGGGCCTGTACTACCCTCCCGATCCCGCCAGCTTTGATACCTGCTCCATCGGGGGAAACGCCGCCACGAACGCCGGAGGCCCTTCCTGCGTGAAGTACGGCGTCACCCGGGAATACATCCTGGGCCTCGAGGCGGTTCTGCCCACGGGGGAACTGCTCCGCACGGGCGTCCGGACCCGCAAGGGTGTCGTTGGCTATGACCTGACCCGCCTCCTGGTCGGCTCCGAGGGAACCCTGGGAGTCATCACACAGCTCATCCTCAAACTGATCCCGCATCCCCCGGCGATCACGACGCTGGTGGCCCTCTGCCCAAGCCTCTCCAGCGCCATGGAAGCCATCCGGGCGGTCCTGTGCGCGGGTTACGTCCCCTGCGTTGTGGAGTTCCTGGACCGGCACTGCCTCGACCTTGTCGGGGACCTTCTGCCTTTCGACGGTGTGCGGGACGCCGGCGCGTTCCTTCTAATCGAGACGGACGGCGCTCCGGAAATCATCGCCCGGGAGATCGAGGCGATCGGGGAAATCTGCCTGGGATCGGGGGCGGACCAGGTGCTGCTCGCCCCGGACGCACGGCGTCGGGAGCGCATGTGGGATGTCCGCAAGTCCGTGTCCCTCCGGATCGAGGAGCGCTACCTCCTGGATGTCCACGAGGACATCGTGGTCCCCATCCGCTGCATCGCCGATTTTGTGCGAAAGCTACCCCCCCTGGAGGCGGCCTACGGCATGAAGATCTATACCTTCGGCCACGCTGGGGACGGGAATCTGCACCTCAGCATGACGGCGGAGACCCTGGAGGCCCGGGAGCGCATCGACCGGGGGATCGAGGAGATTCTGAAGCTTGTGCTGGACATGGGCGGAACGATTTCCGGGGAGCACGGCATCGGCATGATGAAGAGCAAATACCTGTCCCTGGAGCTGTCCCCCGAGAGCATCCGCCTGCAGCGGCGCATCAAGGCGCTCTTCGATCCGCAGGGCATCCTGAATCCGGGAAAAGTCTTCTCTCCCCTGCCCTGA
- a CDS encoding amino acid ABC transporter permease, translating into MEEWLYIQNEAAPALLRGFWVSIQLIVPSATLGLLLGILVGTLRVFGNRAVSSTANLYVTIFRGIPLIVQLFVWYFGLPYWNVYLTPFTAAILGFTLCSAAYHSEYIRGALLSIKRGQMLAAHSLGFTRTQTIFSVILPQAMRRALPGCGNEIIYLIKYSSLAYMITCIELTGEGKILASDSFKFTEVFLLVGACYLVMTTLATLLLQALEARLRLPGFEHRSF; encoded by the coding sequence ATGGAAGAGTGGCTCTACATACAGAATGAGGCGGCACCGGCCCTGCTCCGGGGGTTCTGGGTGAGCATCCAGCTCATCGTCCCCTCCGCAACCCTGGGGCTCCTGCTGGGCATCCTCGTAGGGACCCTGCGGGTCTTCGGCAACCGCGCCGTCTCCTCCACGGCGAATCTCTACGTCACCATATTCCGGGGCATCCCCCTGATCGTCCAGCTCTTCGTCTGGTATTTCGGCCTTCCCTACTGGAACGTCTACCTGACGCCCTTCACCGCGGCAATCCTGGGATTCACTCTCTGCAGCGCCGCCTATCACTCCGAGTACATCCGGGGAGCGCTCCTGTCCATCAAGCGTGGACAGATGCTGGCGGCCCACTCCCTGGGCTTCACCCGGACGCAGACGATCTTCTCGGTGATCCTGCCCCAGGCCATGCGCCGCGCCCTTCCCGGCTGCGGGAACGAGATCATCTACCTGATCAAGTATTCCTCCCTGGCCTACATGATCACCTGCATCGAGCTGACGGGAGAAGGGAAGATCCTCGCCTCCGACTCCTTCAAGTTCACCGAGGTGTTTCTCCTGGTCGGCGCCTGCTACCTCGTGATGACGACCCTGGCGACGCTCCTTCTCCAGGCGCTGGAGGCCCGCCTCCGGCTCCCGGGCTTCGAGCACCGGAGCTTCTGA
- a CDS encoding amino acid ABC transporter ATP-binding protein yields the protein MEEPILKVEGIKKRYGKKEILRGTSLSIRRAELKILIGPSGAGKSTLLQCINFLVRPDAGRVWLEGREIKHAHGRELHHYRQQVGMIFQDFNLFDHLTALRNVEIALVKVRRMSRSEARDRAMAELERVGLGDHVQKYPAQLSGGQKQRVSIARALAMDPKVMLLDEPTSALDPELIGEVLAVIRSLGEHGMTMIMATHQIAFAQALADEIVFMEDGLIVEAGPPEKIFGCAENERTREFCSKVMELYTDNR from the coding sequence ATGGAAGAACCCATTCTGAAGGTCGAAGGCATCAAGAAGCGATACGGGAAAAAGGAAATCCTGCGCGGAACCTCCCTGTCCATCCGCCGCGCGGAGCTGAAGATTCTCATCGGCCCGTCCGGAGCGGGAAAGAGCACGCTCCTCCAGTGCATCAATTTCCTGGTCCGCCCGGATGCGGGCCGGGTCTGGCTGGAGGGGCGAGAGATCAAGCATGCCCATGGCAGGGAACTCCACCACTACCGCCAGCAGGTGGGCATGATTTTCCAGGACTTCAACCTCTTCGACCATCTCACGGCGCTCCGGAATGTGGAGATCGCCCTCGTCAAGGTCCGGCGGATGAGCCGCAGCGAGGCCCGTGACCGTGCCATGGCCGAACTGGAGCGGGTCGGCCTCGGGGACCATGTGCAGAAATACCCGGCCCAGCTTTCCGGAGGTCAGAAGCAGCGTGTTTCCATCGCCCGGGCGCTGGCCATGGACCCCAAGGTGATGCTCTTGGACGAGCCGACCTCGGCGCTGGATCCGGAACTGATCGGAGAGGTTCTGGCAGTGATCCGGAGCCTGGGGGAACACGGCATGACGATGATCATGGCGACCCACCAGATCGCTTTTGCCCAGGCCCTGGCGGACGAAATCGTCTTCATGGAGGACGGCCTCATCGTCGAAGCGGGCCCGCCGGAGAAGATCTTCGGGTGCGCGGAAAACGAGCGGACCCGGGAGTTCTGCTCGAAAGTAATGGAACTATATACGGACAACCGGTGA
- a CDS encoding amino acid ABC transporter permease — protein MPEPLLAVLDALPYLLEGSFVTLVVVLGAMAFGFCLAVPLAVAQVYGPRRLQPLVALYVWFFRGIPLLVFLFLFYFGLCTALDINLSAFTVAVVVLGLISAAYQSQIFRGAILSLPEGQLKAARALGMSDAKGILFIILPQALRLSIPGWSNEYSIILKDSAVTYALGVTEIMARTHFVATRTYQHMPLYAAAGVIFLVLTWLGIRGLRFLEQKVRIPGYSHHEF, from the coding sequence ATGCCTGAACCGCTTCTTGCCGTCCTGGACGCCCTGCCCTATCTTCTGGAAGGATCCTTCGTCACACTGGTAGTCGTCCTGGGAGCCATGGCGTTCGGATTCTGCCTGGCCGTCCCCCTTGCGGTGGCGCAGGTATATGGCCCCCGCCGGCTGCAGCCGCTGGTCGCCCTGTACGTCTGGTTCTTCCGCGGGATCCCGCTCCTTGTCTTCCTGTTCCTGTTCTACTTCGGCCTCTGCACGGCCCTGGACATCAACCTTTCCGCCTTCACGGTGGCGGTGGTCGTCCTGGGTCTCATCAGCGCGGCCTACCAGTCGCAGATCTTCCGGGGCGCCATCCTGTCCCTGCCGGAGGGACAATTGAAGGCGGCCCGGGCCCTCGGGATGAGCGATGCGAAGGGGATCCTGTTCATTATCCTCCCCCAGGCCCTGCGGCTGTCCATTCCCGGCTGGTCGAACGAGTATTCCATCATCCTCAAGGACTCGGCTGTAACCTATGCCCTGGGCGTGACGGAGATCATGGCCCGGACCCATTTTGTAGCCACCCGGACCTACCAGCACATGCCCCTCTATGCCGCAGCGGGGGTCATTTTTCTCGTCCTTACCTGGCTGGGGATCCGGGGACTGAGGTTCCTGGAACAGAAGGTCCGCATTCCCGGCTACTCCCATCACGAGTTCTGA
- a CDS encoding amino acid ABC transporter substrate-binding protein, translating into MRKAWQLAAVAVLCLFLVSPASAAEKIYVNGIDANFPPFAYVDKKGVPDGFDIKALDWIAKDQGFKVKHQPQDWDSIVPSLLAKKIDIVASGMSITDARKKQVNFSIPYWKIQQVLVARKDARLTVEQVLAAGSKIGVQRGTTEAKWIDENLIKKKGLKFQLVQYDSAPLAIEDVLNGRIAAAAMDDAPAKDAISKKKAVKILGTFGMPDEQFGYALRKEDTVFLGKINAGLKKLMKTPYWKELVKTYIDKK; encoded by the coding sequence ATGAGAAAGGCATGGCAGCTGGCTGCCGTCGCGGTTCTGTGTTTGTTCCTGGTCTCTCCCGCCTCCGCCGCGGAAAAGATCTATGTAAACGGCATCGACGCCAATTTCCCGCCCTTCGCCTATGTGGACAAGAAAGGCGTTCCCGATGGCTTCGACATCAAGGCCCTCGACTGGATCGCCAAGGACCAGGGCTTCAAGGTCAAGCACCAGCCCCAGGACTGGGACAGCATCGTCCCCAGCCTCCTGGCCAAAAAGATCGATATCGTCGCCTCCGGGATGAGCATCACCGACGCCCGGAAAAAACAGGTCAATTTCTCGATTCCCTACTGGAAAATCCAGCAGGTCCTCGTGGCCAGGAAGGATGCCCGTCTGACGGTGGAGCAGGTCCTGGCCGCCGGCAGCAAGATTGGCGTCCAGCGCGGCACGACGGAGGCCAAGTGGATCGATGAGAATCTTATCAAGAAAAAAGGCCTGAAATTCCAGCTCGTTCAGTACGACTCGGCGCCGCTGGCCATCGAAGACGTGCTCAACGGCCGCATCGCCGCCGCCGCCATGGATGATGCACCCGCCAAGGACGCCATCAGCAAGAAAAAGGCCGTCAAAATCCTGGGGACCTTCGGCATGCCCGACGAGCAGTTCGGTTACGCCCTCCGCAAGGAGGACACGGTTTTTCTGGGCAAGATCAATGCAGGATTGAAAAAGCTCATGAAGACCCCCTATTGGAAGGAACTGGTCAAGACCTACATCGACAAGAAATAG
- a CDS encoding OmpA family protein, which translates to MKKLLCGIVVLLVLAAASPGLAEVRPGTFSVTPFIGGYVFDNSQHLKNAPVYGVRFGYDLARYFGVEATLDYVRSEFSAPWDITKSDLYNWTAARSDKADVFNYRLEGLFYLLPQYKVVPYLAAGIGGQSINYPGVVENRSKFLVDVGAGVKWFITERLALRGDVRFPYVFDNSKKNLEYTLGLSFLFGGEKPAPPPPPPPVEPKVEVAPPPPPPPPPEPVKEMKEEAKAEQTATEKEMLEKGRATINVQFDTNKAIVKKKYHDEIAKFADVINRHPEIKVVIEGHTDNVGGKAFNQRLSEKRAKSVVKYMVDKFKVDKDRLSAKGYGLTQPIADNKTKEGRQKNRRVDAVVEYIIQK; encoded by the coding sequence ATGAAGAAATTATTATGCGGCATCGTCGTTTTGCTCGTCCTGGCTGCAGCCTCGCCGGGACTGGCAGAGGTTCGTCCCGGCACTTTTTCCGTCACTCCATTTATCGGAGGCTACGTCTTTGACAATTCACAGCATCTGAAGAATGCACCCGTTTACGGCGTTCGGTTCGGCTATGACCTGGCGCGTTACTTCGGCGTGGAAGCCACCCTCGACTATGTCCGCAGCGAATTCTCGGCGCCCTGGGACATTACCAAGAGTGACCTGTACAACTGGACGGCGGCCAGAAGCGACAAGGCCGATGTCTTCAACTACCGGCTGGAAGGCCTATTCTATCTCCTGCCGCAGTACAAGGTGGTCCCCTACCTGGCGGCCGGCATCGGCGGCCAGTCGATCAACTACCCGGGTGTCGTGGAAAACAGGAGCAAATTCCTGGTTGATGTGGGCGCCGGCGTGAAGTGGTTCATTACCGAGCGGCTGGCCCTGCGGGGTGACGTCCGCTTCCCGTATGTCTTCGACAACTCCAAGAAGAACCTGGAATACACCCTGGGACTGAGCTTCCTCTTCGGCGGCGAGAAGCCTGCGCCCCCTCCCCCTCCGCCCCCGGTTGAGCCGAAGGTCGAAGTGGCTCCTCCGCCTCCTCCACCGCCTCCGCCGGAACCGGTCAAGGAGATGAAGGAAGAAGCCAAGGCGGAACAGACGGCGACCGAAAAGGAAATGCTGGAAAAAGGAAGGGCCACGATCAACGTGCAGTTCGATACGAACAAGGCGATCGTGAAGAAAAAGTATCATGACGAAATCGCCAAGTTCGCCGACGTGATCAACCGTCATCCGGAGATCAAGGTCGTCATCGAGGGCCACACCGACAACGTCGGCGGCAAGGCCTTCAACCAGCGGCTGTCGGAGAAGAGGGCCAAGTCGGTCGTGAAATACATGGTGGACAAGTTCAAGGTGGACAAGGATCGCCTCTCCGCCAAGGGATACGGCCTGACGCAGCCCATCGCGGACAACAAGACCAAGGAAGGCCGGCAGAAAAACCGCCGCGTGGACGCAGTGGTTGAGTATATCATCCAGAAGTAG
- a CDS encoding glucose 1-dehydrogenase: protein MKTFDLFKLDGKVALVTGGGRGIGKFIATGLAEAGADVVITSRKMKNLEATASELEKETGKKVVPIACDVAKEEEVEKMVQAVKERFGRIDILVNNAGATWGAPTLDFPLERWDQLFSVNVRGVWILTQKVARIMKEQGGGNIINISSVMGFRGSEELAHPAVPYNSTKAAINVLTMNLAVKLAPYKIRVNAIAPGFFRSDMMAYIEKPEFKDAHDMIIQGIPLRRIGDADDMKGLVVFLASDASAYMTGHIVVNDGGMIAK from the coding sequence ATGAAGACATTCGATCTGTTCAAGCTGGACGGCAAGGTCGCCTTGGTGACGGGCGGCGGGCGCGGTATCGGGAAATTCATCGCCACGGGCCTGGCCGAGGCCGGGGCGGATGTGGTCATCACCTCGCGGAAGATGAAGAACCTGGAAGCGACGGCTTCGGAATTGGAGAAGGAGACGGGTAAGAAAGTCGTTCCCATTGCCTGTGACGTGGCAAAGGAGGAAGAGGTCGAGAAGATGGTCCAGGCGGTCAAGGAGCGCTTCGGCCGGATCGACATTCTCGTAAACAATGCCGGGGCCACCTGGGGCGCGCCGACCCTCGATTTTCCCCTGGAGCGCTGGGACCAGCTCTTCAGCGTGAATGTCCGGGGCGTCTGGATCCTGACCCAGAAGGTCGCCCGGATCATGAAGGAGCAGGGGGGCGGAAACATCATCAACATCTCGTCCGTTATGGGTTTCCGCGGATCGGAAGAGTTGGCCCATCCTGCAGTACCCTACAATTCCACGAAAGCGGCCATCAACGTCCTTACGATGAACCTGGCGGTGAAGCTGGCTCCCTACAAGATCCGCGTCAATGCCATTGCTCCGGGCTTCTTCCGCTCGGACATGATGGCCTACATCGAGAAGCCCGAGTTCAAGGACGCTCACGACATGATCATCCAGGGCATTCCCCTGAGAAGAATCGGGGACGCGGACGACATGAAGGGCTTGGTCGTCTTCCTGGCGTCCGACGCCTCCGCCTACATGACGGGCCACATCGTCGTCAACGACGGCGGCATGATCGCCAAGTAG
- a CDS encoding AURKAIP1/COX24 domain-containing protein, translating into MGSVVKKRRRKISKHKYRKRLKANRHKKR; encoded by the coding sequence ATGGGCAGCGTCGTCAAAAAACGAAGAAGGAAAATCAGCAAGCACAAGTACAGGAAACGCCTCAAGGCCAACCGGCATAAGAAACGGTAG
- a CDS encoding LemA family protein — translation MSKGKIAFFVVIGVLVILAMGLYGFFKGNYNRFVTLDEGVKSSWAQVENQLQRRYDLIPNLVETVKGFAAQEKSVLVEVTNARARVGGAGSIPDKINANNELSGALSRLLVVVEKYPDLKSNQNFLKLQDELAGTENRIAVERKRYNDAVRVYNVAIRSFPANLLAGMFGFNAATFFQVPEAAKAAPQVKF, via the coding sequence ATGTCGAAAGGAAAGATCGCGTTTTTTGTCGTCATCGGGGTGCTCGTCATCCTGGCCATGGGGCTGTATGGCTTCTTCAAGGGGAATTACAACCGGTTCGTAACCCTCGATGAGGGGGTCAAGTCATCCTGGGCACAGGTGGAAAACCAGTTGCAGCGCCGATACGACCTCATCCCGAACCTGGTGGAGACGGTGAAGGGCTTCGCCGCCCAGGAAAAGAGCGTGCTGGTGGAGGTGACCAACGCACGGGCCAGGGTCGGCGGTGCCGGATCGATCCCCGACAAGATCAACGCCAACAACGAGCTGTCGGGCGCCTTGAGCCGCCTCCTGGTCGTCGTGGAGAAGTATCCGGACCTGAAATCGAACCAGAACTTCCTGAAGTTGCAGGATGAGCTCGCGGGAACGGAAAACCGCATCGCCGTCGAGCGCAAACGTTACAACGACGCCGTTCGGGTATACAACGTGGCCATCCGGAGTTTTCCGGCAAACCTGCTGGCAGGGATGTTCGGATTCAACGCGGCCACGTTCTTTCAGGTGCCGGAGGCAGCGAAAGCGGCGCCGCAGGTGAAGTTCTGA
- a CDS encoding TPM domain-containing protein, with the protein MTVTKTGSRFRTFLPLLLALLLWMLPAAVHSAPSFPAHSGAVNDFANVIPTEYKNRMENLSREVLEKTGASVVVAVLPALGEEDLNDYANGLYSAWGIGKKGQGKGVLILLAVKERKLRIETGYGVEGILPDGLTGEIMDKYMLPHLRQGDYGMGLYNGMFAVSTVIARDAGIQLTGSPGKTASRRASPSVRKSMSPLTVVLLIAVVAVLLLTPQGRALLPWILFLLLSGSGRGGGGFGGFGGGGFGGFGGGSSGGGGASRGF; encoded by the coding sequence ATGACCGTGACGAAAACAGGCAGCCGATTCCGAACATTCCTCCCCCTTCTCCTGGCGCTCCTTCTCTGGATGCTGCCTGCCGCAGTCCATTCCGCACCGTCTTTTCCCGCACACAGCGGAGCCGTCAACGATTTCGCCAACGTCATTCCCACCGAATACAAAAACCGGATGGAGAATCTCTCCCGGGAAGTCCTTGAGAAGACAGGAGCCTCCGTGGTCGTGGCCGTCCTGCCCGCCCTTGGCGAGGAAGACCTGAACGATTACGCGAATGGGCTCTATTCGGCCTGGGGCATCGGGAAAAAGGGACAGGGCAAGGGCGTCCTGATCCTGCTGGCGGTGAAGGAGCGAAAGCTCCGGATCGAGACGGGTTACGGCGTCGAGGGAATCCTCCCGGACGGGCTGACCGGCGAGATCATGGACAAGTACATGCTCCCGCATCTTCGCCAGGGTGATTACGGGATGGGTCTTTACAACGGCATGTTTGCCGTCTCGACGGTAATCGCCAGGGACGCCGGGATTCAACTGACCGGCAGCCCCGGGAAGACAGCTTCCCGACGGGCCTCGCCTTCCGTCCGGAAGAGCATGTCCCCCCTGACGGTGGTCCTGCTCATCGCGGTGGTGGCCGTACTGCTGCTCACCCCCCAGGGACGGGCGCTCCTGCCATGGATCCTGTTCCTCCTGCTGAGCGGCAGCGGCCGGGGCGGTGGAGGATTTGGCGGATTCGGCGGCGGCGGATTCGGCGGATTCGGCGGGGGATCGAGCGGCGGGGGCGGAGCCAGCCGGGGCTTCTAG